Genomic DNA from Maylandia zebra isolate NMK-2024a linkage group LG17, Mzebra_GT3a, whole genome shotgun sequence:
TTTAGATTCTGCCAAAATAAAGCTAAAGCTGCTTTGCTTTGGCTCAGCCTTGACTTCCAGTTAATGAACATCTGCAGTGAAGGAGgcgcatttaaaaaaagatgaattaCAGAGGAAGGAGAAATGATGTTGGTCTTACATGTCTGCCCTCTCCACCCTGACGCCCCAGCGACAAGCGAAGGAGTCGACCGTTGCTTGTATCTGCTCCCCGATCTTCCGCCTGTGCAGCAGGACGTGGCTGAATGTTTGCTGGGCCAGAACGTCTCTGACTGCAGCCTGGACCAGACTCTGCAGCACTGCGGTCAGACTGGATACAGCTGAGCTGCACAGTGCCACGTTCTCTATCTGGTAATAACACACCGCGCTCAGCTCCGGCCTCACCAAGTCCTTTGTCACCACCTGCGTACAAACATATGAGAACACACACGTCGCAATTCCAAACGGGAATATTTAAATATGTGATGCAGTGCGTGTCTATTTCTGTACCACGTGAGGAGGAACCTTCAACATCTTCAGTCGGATGTCAACTTTGTGACACACGTCGAGAAGTGGGAGGTGGAAAAAAAGGcctgaagaggaagaaagacACAGGGGACAGTGGGTGTCACAGTGAGGCTTCTCATGAGCTGCGATTCATAATACGTTATCGACCCTCACACAGGCTGCTGTCTGGAAGCACACATTTCTAATCTTATCCTTCCTGGTAGCTCCTAATGAAAATCTTAGCATCCTCAGCTCCACCTCTTGTCGTCTTGTCAGCGCCATCGTCTCACTGCGGTCTTCCAACCATTAAACTCATCACCACCTATCCACCGTCCGCTCTCTCGTCTCCATTTCTCTTGTGCACTGCCCGTTGCTTTGAATGGTAAAGCCCAGGTATTTAAATTCACTCCCTTACTACCTCCACTCCTTGCATGTTGATCTTTCCATAAATAGataaaaataaagtataaataaaaataagaatgaaATCTGGGCCGACCTGGTCCTCTGGGTTTTCCACGCAGTAGGTGACCCAGTCTGAAGATCACAGCTCTTTCGTGTTCCCTCACTACCTGTGAATCAACATGTGGTTGCTCAAGTGTCAGTTTGATATTCAACACAAAGCGGTCAGCCTATCTTCTAAAGACATGTCAGATCTTTGTAGGATCAGAGGTTTAGTCCGTACTTTGACGCAGAACCAGATGGAAAgagggaagaagaggagaaccaGAGCCAAGACAAAGACCATCAGCAGCCACTCACAGACTCCCAGCTTCTTATGCTTCAGACCTGAAAAGATCAGCAGTCTTTCATGAAGACGTCTCATCACACTTGCAGATATgaaaaacatatatttaaaaaataaaaacactttgacTCACTGTCATCCTGCTCTGCTGCTTCCAGGAGCCCCACATTCTCATCCTTGACTTCATTATCTCTCACACTGTCTATATCCACCACCGTTGATTTCACCTTCACTTCTGtctcttgctccatcttccCCACATGCGTCCCCAGCTTCTCTTTCCTCACCGATGATGCTTCAGAGAGCTGCTCCACCTTCGGCTTCCTCTGAGGATTCCTCCTTGGAGCCTCTGAGGCTCCCCTGTCCCTCTCCTTCCTGGCCGTCATTCTGGATCTTGGTGGGTGATTGGAGGACTTCTCCATGCTGGCTGCATGCTCTGCAGAAAAATTGGAGGGATTTCttccttgttttctctttttccaggTTAAAGAAAAATCAATTTTGTGATTACTGGGAGATGCTTCCCCTCTCGCTGGATGACTGATCAGTAGTACTGCTGTCTACTGTGGAGATGGGACAGAGTCTGTCCCTGTAATTAAAGCTGGGAGAGTGGGAGTACAGGACAACAGTGAGGGGTGTCCTTACCACagtcttttttaaattgtatgcCAGTAAACCTTTGCTTTGCCAGTAAGACCATCCAACTCTCCCTTTTATCTCCCTTTTTTCCATAGAGGGCCCATTAAAGACAGACAGGATTTATTAATCCCACACTGGGGAATTTCACATGTTACAGCAGCAAGAATGAAATTAATTTGAgataaactacaaaaataacaacttgaaaaacataaataagAACAAATGCTTTAGCAAAAATTCTATTCAAGTtataaaatgataaaactgATGCAGCATCAAGGGTTTGACTTTTTTAAATCCACACATTTTCCTCTGGAgataaaaaagataaaagaaattTTTTCTATACATGTTACATGTTTGTTTATGGACCACTAAGACTCCACTAATTAATGTGTGGCCTGCAGTGTAAAGCTGAATTTAATGCTGTTAATATTTAACCACATGCATGCAAATGGAAACTTGTTTAGGTTATGTCTCTTCTGTGGCAGAGTCAACACCCCACGGAGATATGTGGAATACAGAAGTGAGGTTTTTACTGTTTGGACTAATTATCCCAGTGAAGCTCACACTGAGTGTCTTATACAGGAATGTGCAGACGCAGGTCTGAAAGAGCTTTCTTTGTTTGGAAAGGAAAAGACATGCTGTAACCTCCCTGACTTGTGCTTAATTAAACTCAAACCTAATTGCGTGGCCCTCTTGAGGCGTGGAAAAGTAACTCGTATTTTTTCCACGGCTGTTTTCACAAAGAAGACATAGCTGGCTACAAGAGTGACCAGATAGCTGCAGAGTAAATGTGGGGTGAGAGGCAGTTTGAGGTGAGGGAGTCACACTCCTGACAAAGTAAACACAGTGAGGATAAAACACGGAATCTTCGTATCCTCGTGGTCTCtcattttaaacacacaaacCGTAAAAACTGTTGTCATCCACGCTCTGCTTTGTCCAGCATTGCTTTGGGTTTCAGGCTGAATGGTTGGTTTTGACCTGTTCAACCTGCTTCCCTCAGGTAGGCGCTACAGGTGCATCAGACTCAAAGCCAAAACCACCCTGAACTCCCACATGGACTGACAACACATCCACTCACCAATCCAAGGACTTCGCTCTACACAGACTACCACCGCGTAATTTACGTGTGATAACCCACACTGTAAATATATACGActatttatttgtatatttttacattttatatttttgaatAGGGTTCATATGCTGCAGAGCCGTGCACCTCACCGCCCTTTCTCTTCCCACACGTCTGCACTGAGTGgggatgctctgtatctcactgTACAGTGAATAGTGACAATAAAAGGCATTTTATTCTACTCTATGAACCCATCCATTCGTCTTGTGAGTCTCAAAATGACAAAACTGGAAAAACGTCTTTTGGCTTTTTGTAAATCAAACTGTGGTGGACAGTTTCGGTACGTGGGTGGGACAAAGTGCTCTGCGCCCCACCTGTACGTGcggtgcttcttcttctttgttgttgtgggaCCAGTGTCAAGGTAAGGAGTAACAGTTTATTAGCTAGGCAGCTGACTAAAACGGCTTTCGGCTTCTTCGAATTTAaagttgttggtttgttttgttgttgtttgttttgttttttgctttggcAACTGAATTTGTATCGTTAGCAAGTCCTGCTAAGTAGAGGCGCGCGGAGAGAGAAGGTTCGGCCTCTCGCAGCTACCGACAGGTGAGACTGTCCTGTTAGCATTTTGATGCTTTTTGGTAACTAAACCTTAGGCTAAAGATGCTTTTTGAACGATTTTATAACAAGACAAGACAGTTTTTTAAGACTGTGCATTAATGTTCTCCTGCGACTTCTACGTTTCTGGTTCACAAGGCAGGAGCTAAGTCCAGCTAATTAAAGGCAGGAGCTAAGTCAAGCTAATTAACCCTTGTAATGTCCTCGGGATTTCCATACACCTGTTGCCATACATCCTGGGGTCAATTAGAGGCAGGAGCTAACTAAAGCTAATTAGAGGCAGGAGCTAACTAAAGCTATTAGAGGCAGGAGCTAACTAAAGCTAATTAGAGGCAGGAGCTAACTAAAGCTAATTAGAGGCAGGAGCTAACTAAAGCTATTAGAGGCAGGAGCTAACTAAAGCTAATTAGAGGCAGGAGCTAACTAAAGCTAATTAGAGGCAGGAGCTAACTAAAGCTAATTAGAGGCAGGAGCTAACTAAAGCTAATTAGAGGCAGGAGCTAACTAAAGCTAGCCTGTTTTAGGCTAGCCTGTTTTAGGCAAGCCTGTGGACCTAAACGCAAAAAACATAAAGCCATGCGTTTGCCTTCACACTTAAATTGTAGAATCATATTTAGTAAAGTGGTTTTGTGTGTAGAGAAAGGTAGGGTGTCAGCGGTTCTCCTCTATGCCAGGTTCTTGACTTCCAGCTGCTGTGTTTTCCAGATGTATTCAGGTAAGATGAACCATGAGAACATTTTGGCTCAACTGAAGAAGGAAGTTCGCTCCTTGCTCATTTCATCCAAGAATGGTTTAGCTCCGGAAGAGCTCCTACGAGACTACGCCACCATGTTGGGCCATTCGATGCCCCTGAAAGTCCTGGGCTTCAGGAACATTTTGGATATGAGTCAGCAGATGCCTGATGTGGTGTCCATTAACTTCAGGCCAGATGGGAGCATATTCTTAAAAGGTAGCGTCTCATTAAGGCATCAGCGCTCTTGTCTTTGAACTCTTGAACAGGTTTAAGTATTTGACACTCTCGCTCTGGTTTCCTGTGCAGCTGTTGGTCACGAGACCACTCGACGCATCGAGGAGCTGGTGACCAAGCAGCGCTCTAAGCCAAACAAAAAGGTCAGCAGGGGAGGTGCCCGCTACTTTCCAACTCATTCTGTGTCCCACTATGTGGTCCTCCCAAGAAGAGGCCCCGCTCCTCCAGCCATCCCTGCACAGCTGAGGACGGAGCTGCGAATACTGCTCTCACAagtatgaatgaaatgtgtttaatgttttgtgtcCATTATAACCTGGGCTTTTAAAGCCTGCTGTAGATTTTGCAGCTGGTTTATTTGCTTGGTATAAGCACAGCATCTTTCAAATGAAGCATGAGCAAAATGAGAGCACAGATTGTTGGCTTTTTTTGCACTTTATAAGGTCTAGCCTGTTAACGTGAATTTTGAAGAGAAGATACCTGACaggcttttctttcttctgtcaCCGTACTCTCAGTGGAGTAATAATGCGGCCGCTCTCTCAGGGTCCCATTAGGTTATCCGACTTGGAGGCTTCTTTCTGGCGCTTCTTTGGACGACCGCTTTGCATTCGCAGCTATGGGTTCTACTCCACTGGAGAGATGTTGGGGGCAGCGGCAGATATGCTTGTCATTAGCCAGAGCAGGTTTGGCTCACTTGTGTTCCTGAGGGAGCATATGATCCCTAGGCCACTGCTCAAATTACCCGCCTCAACAAAGAGGGGTGGACTGATAAAACCAGCATTGCCGAGGACATGCAGGCCAGATTCTGAAAGGCCAGATGTCAAACTTCAGTCGCCAAAAACACCTCCAGGTTCGTCCTTTGGGCTTTTTCTTGTAGTTTTGTTtcgctctgtttgttttttgcacttcTAACTGTTAGATTTGGTGCCatgtaaatgaaatgaaactgagAAATTTGGCTTTGTATTATTGCACTAGTCTGCATTTTGAAACACCTTTGCGTCCTCTTCAGCTGAAGCTCCAGAGAAACCAACATCTCTGAACCAGACATCTACCCAGAATTCCTTGGATTCTGCCCGTAGTGAGCCGGGAACCGTCGATAGCAAGCCGGGGGCGGACGAGAAGAACCAGGAAACCAAAGCTCAGCTTTCCTCAGAGATTCAGCTCTTTGATAACCATGTCCTCCAGGTTGGGTTTCATTTGCAGCTGAAATCCATCTCAGATATGAAATGTCTAATGTTCCATTGCTTCTCACTGGATAAACTGTGGCGCCTAAAAGACTCTGGTTTTGGTCAAACATTTGGGGTGTAATTGTTCAGGCACACTACAGCAGAAAAATCAGAAATAGTGCTGTTACTAAATCCTGTCACGTAATGGTGAGAAATCCTATTTGATATACCTCGTATCTGTTAAGTgcagtttctttcttcttcttaaatGTGATGTTAGCTGGAGGAGGGGCTTCGTCAGCAGATCCTGGAGAACGGAGTTGCTGGCACCATCAATCAGGAGCTGAAGGACAAACTACGAGCGGTGAGACCTCGCACCGCTTTATCAGCATATGTCTTTGAGCCCAGTTTTAATCATGCAAGCATAACAAGTGTAAAGTCTGCAAGTGCTGTTATAGTTCATGTATGTGGGGGGGAAAGGACGCGCGAGTATACGACTCGCTCTCAGCCCCTGTCGTCGATCTGAAATCGCCGTATTAATCACAGATGACCGTAAGAGGTCAACAGATGTTAAAGAAAGTATGTCGTGAAAATGATTAACATGTCGACAACTCTGCAGGTCATAGGTCAGACGGACGGCGGATTATCAGTTCACAAACTGCCAGCAGAGTACAAGGTAAAAAcaagtttgcatgtttgtgttgttaacagaGAGTTTTCTAAACATCAAACTGATCCAGGATGTTAGAAGCAGAGCCATCCTAATCACTAATAGAAAcaacctgtcacacacacacactgttggctcccccccaccctggaggTCGCCCATGATCACAGCAGACATTAATAAAAGATGCACACTCATCTTCTCGGGAATCTTAAATATTCTCCTTTCTTTCCTCCCAGAGGTGTTTTGGCGAGGACTTGCCTCTGCAGCAGAGCGGCTTTGTTAGCGTCACTGAACTCATCGGTGCCATGAGTGACACTTTCCACCTAAGACCAGCAGAGGGAGGCAGTGGACAAGACTGGATAATCAGGACCATACGTGATACTGAGAATACACGTCCAGGTGTGTCTTTATCATTGCATCGTTTGCTTCAGCCCGCTTACATGAGGAATGACTATTTAGTgttactgtaaatataaatgaGTGTTTAACCCACATCTTTCTTCCTTATGTTTGTTCACAGTAAAGTCACGAATTACAGTCACGTGTGGATTTCACACGTTGGAGCATATTTGTGCAGTTATGACTTTCAACCAAGCAGGAAATGTATTTGTCTCTGTTTCTAGACTCAAAAGAGAGCGAGAGTTTTAATGATGATCAGACGTTTCCAATTGTCCCACCATCAGATGATGAGAACAACGAGCTGGTTACCAGTAACACACACAAGGAAATggtttgaaaacacattttttttgtggtttgacCAAAGCAAGTAATCAGTGATGCTTGATGCACGGACATTAAAAGTGATGACTCTGAACTGCACTTTACAGCCTGTAAGAGGAGCTAAATGTTATCGAGtgccttttgtgtgtttgtctgtagaTTTCTGCAATTCCGGTGCATCTCAGCCCTGCTGTACCCCTCGACGCCCTCCAAAGTAAGCCTCTCAAACCACCGACGCGCCACTGTGCTCGAGAGCTGGTGGAAGTCTTGGTGGAGCGGGTGGAGTCACCCGGATATTTCTACATTCGCTTCAGCGAGACTGAGGAGGCCCGAGCTATGGAGAACATGATCTTTGCGATGAGGTGGTGCATGTGTTAGCAGCAGCAGCTACTGTACGGACTCTTTAACCGTGCCTACTCTGATCAGtaccatctttttctttttcctcctctcgTCTCCTAGACGATGCTACACCTGTCCTCAGATGTCGGAGTGCTATCGCCTTCCCCAGAGATTTGTTCGACGGGGTCAGGTCTGCTGCGTGTCACCTGACGGACTGTGGTTCTACCGGGTGGTGATCCATAAGGTGATCTCCCCCACTCAAGTGGAGGTGTACTATGTGGACTTTGGTGATTTGACAGTGGTACCAACCGCCAACCTCAAGTTCCTCAAGTAGGGGCCTCTGCAAGCTCTCGTTGAAaggatgatttaaaaaaagagatgtgTGCATATTTTATAAATTTATCTGGCTGTTTCCCAGGTCGGCTTATTCGGTTCTTCCAGCACAAGCTGTCCCATCTTCACTTGCTGGAATTAAACCCACCTCTGTGAGTCTGTGCCTTAGTTTAATTTTCAGTTTCCTTACAAAGACAAGCCTTTCTATAGACTCCAGCACCAGTGCCTTGGTAATGCCAGCGTCTCAGCCATCTTGTGATGGTTTAATTGAATGTTTTGGCTTTCAGTGCTCTTATGGTTTGGATTCATAAATGAGTGTTGTGGTTGGTCTCCTGCAGGGCAGCTGGACTCCTGGGGCAACAGCCGACTTCCAGAAACTGTGCTGTGATCGCACCCTGGTGGGCGCTCTGGATTGTTACAGTGGAGACGTGCTGCAGCTCTACCTGTGTGACACACATACTGATGATGACATCTACATCCACACTGTCCTGCTGAGCCAAGGCCATGGGACACCCTGCAGCCCTGCAGCAGTGAGCAGCACCCACAAAAACACTGGTTTGGTACCATAATCatgatcagcagcagcagtttatcATTCTTTTAACAGGATAGCTGTCAGGTCACACCAGTGAGTCTCTACCTGGGAGAGGGGGTGGCTGACCTGCCAGAGGTGAGGGAGGAAATGATTTCATCCCCAGAGCCAGGAGACACTTCTGAAGAGTCTATAATGGACAAACTGAAGGTAGCACACTGGTCTCATAGAAACATAGTGCAGGGCTATAGTGCTCTTGCCCCGTGGGATGTTGTTAGATTTGGCAAAAGATCATTTTATGTTTCTGGGTAATATTattgggtttttaaaaaatgtttttattagtttaaaACTGTTAGAAAGATTATGGTTGTATATCCGCATGTATCCAGCTGCATTTAGCTGACTTTGGGCGTCAGCTGGGATAGCCTCCAACACCACCTCATCTGCATACGTGGTTAATGCCTCCATTTAGTGTGTTTTCTCTTTGCATAAATATAGATCTTCATTGTAAACtgataaagaaaacacacagcggTGCATTAGAAGGCCACAGCTATGCAGAGAATAACGTTTCAGACTGTTGGATAAGGTTGAGTTTTGCACCCACGTCTAACATTTGTGTTATTTataggtagagctgggcgatatgacccaaaattcatatctcgatattttttagctggatggcgatatacgatatatatctcgggtttttttttttttttttttttaagccataaagtaagaacaaaaagagagttcttagtcaaagctgtgtctcAATGTCAatcaggcacttttattaacatacagcatagatgtacatgaagaaattactcaaaaataaattatcagcatttattaaataatcatgctccataaataaaagaacacaatgttgtttttgtgctaaacaaagagctcacaattgtggagtcaaaatgtaaactaaaagacgctgagcataataacaaagacagatttcacggctgctctgttcccaagttctactgtgtgactgacagcctggagtttgaaatccgcttcgtaacagtgtctcttacaggtgccatttatggtccttatacacacacaatacggtaatattaccttgaagcacagtacgtatcactccgcgaggctcagccgtaatgctccgacagtccatcaagcggtgcggctccGTAGCTGaccaaagtcatactaaaacattttttgacagattgcacataaggtgcactgtcgagttttgagaaaatgaaaggattttaggtcgttagctcgctaacatgttgacgctgtccagccccatgcacggggcgatccgcggtaactcattaacggagatttgccgtgttcaTCTTGtcgttgcctgcaggtgaagctattGGGGAGGGGTTGTTGTgctcagtgaaggagaggcgaggcccaGTAACGCAGCGTAGAGACAAAAATGGACGAAAGAGAGACAAACTtgtggctccacaagtataattataacgtaacatagactatatcgatataaacgatgttgtcacatcttatatctcgtatgaaaatatatcgatattttttaaaaactcgatatatcgcccagctctatttaTAGGTGTTCAATTTTAATCAGTTGGGAACAACATCTTCAGCTTTCTAACTTCATTAGCTTAATTAAGATTAATttcttcctcctgagcactTCCCGTCCAAAGAGCAGATATTTGCCCTGCGTTAAACGCTGATACTCGAGCTCAGCACCAAACGACTGCTGCTCTTTGTACAGCGTCCTTAAAGACTGAAATACTCCCAGGATTGTCatttaaatgttgttgtttttttaaaatagatttGCAGCTTTAcgctgttgttgtctgttatCTGCGAATGCAGTCTTTGCCTCTCATTGCATTCATTTCTCACATTCATGTAAAGCTTTTACTCTCCACTGTCCATAGTTCTTATCTTTGCAGCCATACTGTCACTGCTGCAGGCCCGctgcagcgcacacacacacacacacacacacacacacagttggtGTACACACTTGGCTCAAACACACATGTCATCTCGCTGAAGGAGAGTTGCAGTCAACGCTGCTTAATGTATAGCTGGGCTGTTGGAAGGTCACGGCTTGTTGTTGGACTATAAATAAGACTGCAGCCAATCGGTGAGTGTTTAATGGATATTGTATTACAAGATTGTCATTCTCTTAT
This window encodes:
- the LOC112429685 gene encoding tudor domain-containing protein 5-like isoform X2, yielding MRLPSHLNCRIIFSKVVLCVEKGRVSAVLLYARFLTSSCCVFQMYSGKMNHENILAQLKKEVRSLLISSKNGLAPEELLRDYATMLGHSMPLKVLGFRNILDMSQQMPDVVSINFRPDGSIFLKAVGHETTRRIEELVTKQRSKPNKKVSRGGARYFPTHSVSHYVVLPRRGPAPPAIPAQLRTELRILLSQGPIRLSDLEASFWRFFGRPLCIRSYGFYSTGEMLGAAADMLVISQSRFGSLVFLREHMIPRPLLKLPASTKRGGLIKPALPRTCRPDSERPDVKLQSPKTPPAEAPEKPTSLNQTSTQNSLDSARSEPGTVDSKPGADEKNQETKAQLSSEIQLFDNHVLQLEEGLRQQILENGVAGTINQELKDKLRAVIGQTDGGLSVHKLPAEYKRCFGEDLPLQQSGFVSVTELIGAMSDTFHLRPAEGGSGQDWIIRTIRDTENTRPDSKESESFNDDQTFPIVPPSDDENNELVTSNTHKEMISAIPVHLSPAVPLDALQSKPLKPPTRHCARELVEVLVERVESPGYFYIRFSETEEARAMENMIFAMRRCYTCPQMSECYRLPQRFVRRGQVCCVSPDGLWFYRVVIHKVISPTQVEVYYVDFGDLTVVPTANLKFLKSAYSVLPAQAVPSSLAGIKPTSGSWTPGATADFQKLCCDRTLVGALDCYSGDVLQLYLCDTHTDDDIYIHTVLLSQGHGTPCSPAADSCQVTPVSLYLGEGVADLPEVREEMISSPEPGDTSEESIMDKLKVEDEMPALEYIWDSEVVPHIQAKEKNPFNALLKDQTVTCPLTPPDLIQTKMTTADLTTQSPTAPPAPPVINPTSMRPEEVLHQPKDSAPSMTRPPLILSTLSLHTAALGQIQDDGPLSHRYPRKSGVTFPLFGSR
- the LOC112429685 gene encoding tudor domain-containing protein 5-like isoform X3, which translates into the protein MRLPSHLNCRIIFSKVVLCVEKGRVSAVLLYARFLTSSCCVFQMYSAPEELLRDYATMLGHSMPLKVLGFRNILDMSQQMPDVVSINFRPDGSIFLKAVGHETTRRIEELVTKQRSKPNKKVSRGGARYFPTHSVSHYVVLPRRGPAPPAIPAQLRTELRILLSQGPIRLSDLEASFWRFFGRPLCIRSYGFYSTGEMLGAAADMLVISQSRFGSLVFLREHMIPRPLLKLPASTKRGGLIKPALPRTCRPDSERPDVKLQSPKTPPAEAPEKPTSLNQTSTQNSLDSARSEPGTVDSKPGADEKNQETKAQLSSEIQLFDNHVLQLEEGLRQQILENGVAGTINQELKDKLRAVIGQTDGGLSVHKLPAEYKRCFGEDLPLQQSGFVSVTELIGAMSDTFHLRPAEGGSGQDWIIRTIRDTENTRPDSKESESFNDDQTFPIVPPSDDENNELVTSNTHKEMISAIPVHLSPAVPLDALQSKPLKPPTRHCARELVEVLVERVESPGYFYIRFSETEEARAMENMIFAMRRCYTCPQMSECYRLPQRFVRRGQVCCVSPDGLWFYRVVIHKVISPTQVEVYYVDFGDLTVVPTANLKFLKSAYSVLPAQAVPSSLAGIKPTSGSWTPGATADFQKLCCDRTLVGALDCYSGDVLQLYLCDTHTDDDIYIHTVLLSQGHGTPCSPAADSCQVTPVSLYLGEGVADLPEVREEMISSPEPGDTSEESIMDKLKVEDEMPALEYIWDSEVVPHIQAKEKNPFNALLKDQTVTCPLTPPDLIQTKMTTADLTTQSPTAPPAPPVINPTSMRPEEVLHQPKDSAPSMTRPPLILSTLSLHTAALGQIQDGTLDGPLSHRYPRKSGVTFPLFGSR
- the LOC112429685 gene encoding tudor domain-containing protein 5-like isoform X4: MWGERQFEMYSGKMNHENILAQLKKEVRSLLISSKNGLAPEELLRDYATMLGHSMPLKVLGFRNILDMSQQMPDVVSINFRPDGSIFLKAVGHETTRRIEELVTKQRSKPNKKVSRGGARYFPTHSVSHYVVLPRRGPAPPAIPAQLRTELRILLSQGPIRLSDLEASFWRFFGRPLCIRSYGFYSTGEMLGAAADMLVISQSRFGSLVFLREHMIPRPLLKLPASTKRGGLIKPALPRTCRPDSERPDVKLQSPKTPPAEAPEKPTSLNQTSTQNSLDSARSEPGTVDSKPGADEKNQETKAQLSSEIQLFDNHVLQLEEGLRQQILENGVAGTINQELKDKLRAVIGQTDGGLSVHKLPAEYKRCFGEDLPLQQSGFVSVTELIGAMSDTFHLRPAEGGSGQDWIIRTIRDTENTRPDSKESESFNDDQTFPIVPPSDDENNELVTSNTHKEMISAIPVHLSPAVPLDALQSKPLKPPTRHCARELVEVLVERVESPGYFYIRFSETEEARAMENMIFAMRRCYTCPQMSECYRLPQRFVRRGQVCCVSPDGLWFYRVVIHKVISPTQVEVYYVDFGDLTVVPTANLKFLKSAYSVLPAQAVPSSLAGIKPTSGSWTPGATADFQKLCCDRTLVGALDCYSGDVLQLYLCDTHTDDDIYIHTVLLSQGHGTPCSPAADSCQVTPVSLYLGEGVADLPEVREEMISSPEPGDTSEESIMDKLKVEDEMPALEYIWDSEVVPHIQAKEKNPFNALLKDQTVTCPLTPPDLIQTKMTTADLTTQSPTAPPAPPVINPTSMRPEEVLHQPKDSAPSMTRPPLILSTLSLHTAALGQIQDGTLDGPLSHRYPRKSGVTFPLFGSR
- the LOC112429685 gene encoding tudor domain-containing protein 5-like isoform X1 — translated: MRLPSHLNCRIIFSKVVLCVEKGRVSAVLLYARFLTSSCCVFQMYSGKMNHENILAQLKKEVRSLLISSKNGLAPEELLRDYATMLGHSMPLKVLGFRNILDMSQQMPDVVSINFRPDGSIFLKAVGHETTRRIEELVTKQRSKPNKKVSRGGARYFPTHSVSHYVVLPRRGPAPPAIPAQLRTELRILLSQGPIRLSDLEASFWRFFGRPLCIRSYGFYSTGEMLGAAADMLVISQSRFGSLVFLREHMIPRPLLKLPASTKRGGLIKPALPRTCRPDSERPDVKLQSPKTPPAEAPEKPTSLNQTSTQNSLDSARSEPGTVDSKPGADEKNQETKAQLSSEIQLFDNHVLQLEEGLRQQILENGVAGTINQELKDKLRAVIGQTDGGLSVHKLPAEYKRCFGEDLPLQQSGFVSVTELIGAMSDTFHLRPAEGGSGQDWIIRTIRDTENTRPDSKESESFNDDQTFPIVPPSDDENNELVTSNTHKEMISAIPVHLSPAVPLDALQSKPLKPPTRHCARELVEVLVERVESPGYFYIRFSETEEARAMENMIFAMRRCYTCPQMSECYRLPQRFVRRGQVCCVSPDGLWFYRVVIHKVISPTQVEVYYVDFGDLTVVPTANLKFLKSAYSVLPAQAVPSSLAGIKPTSGSWTPGATADFQKLCCDRTLVGALDCYSGDVLQLYLCDTHTDDDIYIHTVLLSQGHGTPCSPAADSCQVTPVSLYLGEGVADLPEVREEMISSPEPGDTSEESIMDKLKVEDEMPALEYIWDSEVVPHIQAKEKNPFNALLKDQTVTCPLTPPDLIQTKMTTADLTTQSPTAPPAPPVINPTSMRPEEVLHQPKDSAPSMTRPPLILSTLSLHTAALGQIQDGTLDGPLSHRYPRKSGVTFPLFGSR
- the LOC112429685 gene encoding tudor domain-containing protein 5-like isoform X5; this translates as MYSGKMNHENILAQLKKEVRSLLISSKNGLAPEELLRDYATMLGHSMPLKVLGFRNILDMSQQMPDVVSINFRPDGSIFLKAVGHETTRRIEELVTKQRSKPNKKVSRGGARYFPTHSVSHYVVLPRRGPAPPAIPAQLRTELRILLSQGPIRLSDLEASFWRFFGRPLCIRSYGFYSTGEMLGAAADMLVISQSRFGSLVFLREHMIPRPLLKLPASTKRGGLIKPALPRTCRPDSERPDVKLQSPKTPPAEAPEKPTSLNQTSTQNSLDSARSEPGTVDSKPGADEKNQETKAQLSSEIQLFDNHVLQLEEGLRQQILENGVAGTINQELKDKLRAVIGQTDGGLSVHKLPAEYKRCFGEDLPLQQSGFVSVTELIGAMSDTFHLRPAEGGSGQDWIIRTIRDTENTRPDSKESESFNDDQTFPIVPPSDDENNELVTSNTHKEMISAIPVHLSPAVPLDALQSKPLKPPTRHCARELVEVLVERVESPGYFYIRFSETEEARAMENMIFAMRRCYTCPQMSECYRLPQRFVRRGQVCCVSPDGLWFYRVVIHKVISPTQVEVYYVDFGDLTVVPTANLKFLKSAYSVLPAQAVPSSLAGIKPTSGSWTPGATADFQKLCCDRTLVGALDCYSGDVLQLYLCDTHTDDDIYIHTVLLSQGHGTPCSPAADSCQVTPVSLYLGEGVADLPEVREEMISSPEPGDTSEESIMDKLKVEDEMPALEYIWDSEVVPHIQAKEKNPFNALLKDQTVTCPLTPPDLIQTKMTTADLTTQSPTAPPAPPVINPTSMRPEEVLHQPKDSAPSMTRPPLILSTLSLHTAALGQIQDGTLDGPLSHRYPRKSGVTFPLFGSR
- the nphs2 gene encoding podocin; this translates as MEKSSNHPPRSRMTARKERDRGASEAPRRNPQRKPKVEQLSEASSVRKEKLGTHVGKMEQETEVKVKSTVVDIDSVRDNEVKDENVGLLEAAEQDDSLKHKKLGVCEWLLMVFVLALVLLFFPLSIWFCVKVVREHERAVIFRLGHLLRGKPRGPGLFFHLPLLDVCHKVDIRLKMLKVPPHVVVTKDLVRPELSAVCYYQIENVALCSSAVSSLTAVLQSLVQAAVRDVLAQQTFSHVLLHRRKIGEQIQATVDSFACRWGVRVERADIDELSFPAELQQSLAAAAEAKRQQQIKVKAAESEMAAWDGFRASLRHLQPALVLPFPPSLNSDVSPLPPPPPPCVEGDGGVSPEEPDTDSPMM